One window of Corynebacterium doosanense CAU 212 = DSM 45436 genomic DNA carries:
- the fusA gene encoding elongation factor G, with protein sequence MAQEVLKDLKKVRNIGIMAHIDAGKTTTTERILFYTGINRKVGETHDGASTTDWMEQEQERGITITSAAVTCFWEGNQINIIDTPGHVDFTVEVERSLRVLDGAVAVFDGKEGVEPQSEQVWRQAAKYDVPRICFVNKMDKLGADFYFTVGTIEDRLGARPLVMQLPIGAEDDFDGVVDLVQMKAYVWPGKVDVGAEPQIQEIPAELQEKAAEYREKLLEAVAESDESLMEKFFGGEELSIEEIKTAVRKMTVNSEIYPVFCGTAYRNKGVQPLLDAVVDYLPTPLDVGEVHGTAVGSEDEDLVRKPSVDEPFSALAFKIAVHPFFGKLIYVRVYSGRCEPGQQVQNSTKGKKERIGKLFQMHANKENPVEEAVAGNIYAFIGLKDTSTGDTLCDPANPIILESMDFPDPVIQVAIEPKTKSDQEKLGTAIQKLSEEDPTFTVRLDEESGQTVIGGMGELHLDVLVDRMRREYKVEANIGNPQVAYRETIRKAVESVSYTHKKQTGGSGQFAKVIISIEPYAPTPEELEEGENANYKFVNAVSGGRIPREYIPSVDAGMQDAMQYGYLAGYPLVNIKATLEDGAYHDVDSSEMAFKLAGSQALKEALSKAKPVLLEPLMAVEVTTPEEYMGDVIGDINSRRGQMSSMDDRAGAKVVKAKVPLSEMFGYIGDLRSRTAGRANFTMIFDSYAEVPTNVSQTIIDERNGNA encoded by the coding sequence GTGGCACAAGAAGTGCTTAAGGACCTGAAAAAGGTTCGCAACATCGGCATCATGGCCCACATCGATGCCGGTAAGACGACGACCACCGAGCGCATCCTGTTCTACACGGGTATCAACCGCAAGGTCGGCGAGACCCACGACGGCGCCTCCACCACCGACTGGATGGAGCAGGAGCAGGAGCGTGGCATCACCATCACCTCCGCCGCCGTCACCTGTTTCTGGGAGGGCAACCAGATCAACATCATCGACACCCCGGGTCACGTGGACTTCACGGTCGAGGTCGAGCGCTCCCTTCGCGTGCTCGACGGCGCCGTCGCCGTCTTCGACGGCAAGGAGGGCGTTGAGCCCCAGTCCGAGCAGGTGTGGCGTCAGGCCGCCAAGTACGACGTCCCCCGTATCTGCTTCGTCAACAAGATGGACAAGCTCGGCGCGGACTTCTACTTCACCGTCGGCACCATCGAGGACCGCCTCGGTGCCCGCCCCCTCGTCATGCAGCTGCCCATCGGCGCTGAGGATGACTTCGACGGCGTCGTCGATCTCGTCCAGATGAAGGCCTACGTCTGGCCGGGCAAGGTCGACGTCGGAGCCGAGCCGCAGATCCAGGAGATCCCCGCCGAGCTCCAGGAGAAGGCTGCCGAGTACCGCGAGAAGCTGCTCGAGGCCGTCGCCGAGTCCGACGAGTCCCTCATGGAGAAGTTCTTCGGTGGCGAGGAGCTGTCCATCGAGGAGATCAAGACCGCCGTGCGCAAGATGACGGTCAACTCCGAGATCTACCCCGTCTTCTGTGGTACCGCGTACCGCAACAAGGGTGTCCAGCCGCTGCTCGACGCCGTGGTCGATTACCTCCCGACCCCGCTCGACGTGGGCGAGGTGCACGGCACCGCAGTCGGCAGCGAGGACGAGGACCTGGTCCGCAAGCCCTCCGTCGACGAGCCCTTCTCCGCCCTGGCGTTCAAGATCGCCGTTCACCCGTTCTTCGGCAAGCTGATCTACGTGCGTGTCTATTCGGGCCGTTGCGAGCCGGGCCAGCAGGTCCAGAACTCGACCAAGGGCAAGAAGGAGCGCATCGGCAAGCTGTTCCAGATGCACGCCAACAAGGAGAACCCGGTCGAAGAGGCCGTGGCCGGCAACATTTACGCCTTCATCGGTCTGAAGGACACCTCCACCGGTGACACCCTGTGTGACCCGGCCAACCCGATCATCCTGGAGTCCATGGACTTCCCGGATCCGGTTATCCAGGTGGCCATCGAGCCGAAGACGAAGTCCGACCAGGAGAAGCTGGGTACCGCTATCCAGAAGCTCTCCGAAGAGGACCCGACCTTCACCGTCCGCCTGGACGAGGAGTCCGGCCAGACCGTCATCGGCGGCATGGGTGAGCTCCACCTCGACGTCCTGGTCGACCGCATGCGTCGCGAGTACAAGGTCGAGGCGAACATCGGTAACCCGCAGGTCGCCTACCGCGAGACCATCCGCAAGGCTGTGGAGAGCGTCAGCTACACCCACAAGAAGCAGACCGGTGGTTCCGGCCAGTTCGCAAAGGTCATCATCTCCATCGAGCCCTACGCACCGACCCCGGAGGAGCTGGAAGAGGGCGAGAACGCGAACTACAAGTTCGTCAATGCCGTCTCCGGCGGCCGTATCCCGCGCGAGTACATCCCGTCCGTGGATGCCGGTATGCAGGATGCGATGCAGTACGGCTACCTCGCCGGCTACCCGCTGGTGAACATCAAGGCCACCCTCGAGGACGGCGCGTACCACGACGTCGACTCCTCGGAGATGGCGTTCAAGCTCGCCGGTTCGCAGGCGCTCAAGGAGGCCCTGAGCAAGGCCAAGCCGGTCCTGCTCGAGCCGCTCATGGCCGTCGAGGTGACCACCCCGGAGGAGTACATGGGCGACGTCATCGGCGACATCAACTCCCGCCGTGGCCAGATGTCCTCCATGGACGACCGCGCCGGCGCCAAGGTCGTCAAGGCCAAGGTCCCGCTGTCCGAGATGTTTGGCTACATCGGTGACCTGCGCTCGCGCACTGCCGGCCGCGCGAACTTCACGATGATCTTCGACTCCTACGCCGAGGTTCCCACCAACGTGTCGCAGACGATCATCGACGAGCGCAACGGCAACGCCTAA
- the tuf gene encoding elongation factor Tu — protein MAKAKFERVKPHVNIGTIGHVDHGKTTTTAAITKVLADQYPDENEAFAFDAIDKAPEEKERGITINISHVEYNTPKRHYAHVDAPGHADYIKNMITGAAQMDGAILVVAATDGPMPQTREHVLLARQVGVPYILVALNKCDMVDDEEIIELVEMEVRELLAEQDYDEDAPIIHISALGALNGEQKWVDSIVELMAACDESIPDPERATDQPFLMPIEDIFTITGRGTVVTGRVERGQLKVNEEVEIIGIQEKAQKTTVTGIEMFRKLLDYTEAGDNCGLLLRGIGREDVERGQVVVKPGAYTPHKNFEGSVYVLSKDEGGRHTPFFDNYRPQFYFRTTDVTGVVKLPEGTEMVMPGDNVDISVELIQPVAMDEGLRFAIREGSRTVGAGRVTKILD, from the coding sequence GTGGCAAAGGCGAAATTCGAGCGCGTCAAACCGCACGTCAACATCGGCACCATCGGTCACGTCGACCACGGCAAGACCACCACCACCGCCGCGATCACCAAGGTGCTGGCTGACCAGTACCCGGATGAGAACGAGGCCTTCGCATTCGACGCCATCGACAAGGCGCCGGAGGAGAAGGAGCGTGGCATCACGATCAACATCTCCCACGTTGAGTACAACACCCCCAAGCGCCACTACGCGCACGTCGACGCCCCGGGCCACGCCGACTACATCAAGAACATGATTACCGGCGCCGCTCAGATGGACGGTGCGATCCTCGTCGTCGCCGCCACCGACGGCCCGATGCCCCAGACCCGCGAGCACGTTCTCCTCGCTCGCCAGGTTGGCGTCCCCTACATCCTCGTCGCCCTGAACAAGTGCGACATGGTCGACGACGAAGAGATCATCGAGCTCGTCGAGATGGAGGTCCGCGAGCTTCTCGCTGAGCAGGACTACGACGAGGATGCCCCGATCATCCACATCTCCGCTCTGGGCGCCCTCAACGGCGAGCAGAAGTGGGTCGACTCCATCGTCGAGCTCATGGCTGCCTGCGACGAGTCCATCCCGGACCCGGAGCGCGCCACCGATCAGCCGTTCCTCATGCCCATCGAGGACATCTTCACCATCACCGGCCGTGGCACCGTCGTCACCGGTCGTGTCGAGCGTGGCCAGCTGAAGGTCAACGAGGAAGTCGAGATCATCGGCATCCAGGAGAAGGCCCAGAAGACCACCGTCACCGGTATCGAGATGTTCCGCAAGCTGCTCGACTACACCGAGGCTGGCGACAACTGTGGCCTGCTGCTCCGCGGCATTGGCCGTGAAGACGTCGAGCGTGGCCAGGTTGTTGTCAAGCCGGGCGCTTACACCCCCCACAAGAACTTCGAGGGTTCCGTCTACGTCCTGTCCAAGGACGAGGGCGGCCGCCACACGCCGTTCTTTGACAACTACCGCCCGCAGTTCTACTTCCGCACCACCGACGTCACCGGCGTCGTCAAGCTGCCGGAAGGCACCGAGATGGTCATGCCCGGCGACAACGTCGACATCTCCGTCGAGCTGATCCAGCCGGTCGCCATGGACGAGGGCCTGCGCTTCGCTATCCGCGAGGGCTCCCGCACCGTCGGTGCTGGCCGCGTCACCAAGATCCTCGACTAA
- a CDS encoding DUF6286 domain-containing protein, with the protein MSASAPAPADSPRARWLAVLVGVALLAASGVAVREFVVWYWKPAGWNSWLAPLPDLISHASPQATAIAGIGAVALGLILMVSALRPRNRRYVRIDGPAADIWLRPVDLARFSTASAKTLPGVVTASTLARKDRVIVDVAGRELSHDAVFTHIESAVHRAFGPDMLVNVSLREATEEDEL; encoded by the coding sequence GTGTCCGCTAGCGCCCCCGCCCCCGCCGATTCGCCCCGCGCCCGCTGGCTCGCCGTTCTCGTCGGCGTCGCCCTCCTCGCCGCATCGGGGGTGGCCGTGCGTGAGTTTGTCGTCTGGTACTGGAAACCGGCGGGCTGGAACTCCTGGCTGGCCCCGCTTCCCGACCTCATCTCCCACGCCTCCCCCCAGGCCACGGCCATCGCCGGCATCGGCGCGGTGGCCCTCGGCCTGATCCTCATGGTGTCCGCGCTGCGGCCACGCAATCGCCGTTACGTGCGTATCGACGGCCCCGCAGCCGACATCTGGCTCCGACCCGTTGACCTCGCCCGCTTCTCCACCGCCTCGGCCAAGACGCTCCCCGGGGTGGTCACCGCCTCGACGCTGGCGAGGAAGGACCGGGTCATCGTCGACGTGGCCGGCCGGGAGTTGTCCCACGACGCCGTGTTCACCCACATCGAGTCCGCGGTCCACCGCGCGTTCGGTCCCGACATGCTCGTCAATGTCTCGCTCCGCGAGGCCACCGAGGAGGACGAACTATGA
- a CDS encoding Asp23/Gls24 family envelope stress response protein, with the protein MTGSTTFSERALTRLAVAAASEVPGVEVVSSSWAGLGARSYPRAEVTLDRLQQRAQFTCALAVSWPAAVTDIAARVQHNIRTWVPAMTGLEVVKVDVSVEQTLAGAHRVSAAEVAASTEAPELAAVSAPGGIRVRRPSIREPRPLRPIRTTPLFAEVRRVR; encoded by the coding sequence GTGACCGGCAGCACCACCTTTTCCGAGCGGGCACTCACCCGACTCGCCGTGGCCGCGGCCTCGGAGGTTCCGGGGGTCGAGGTCGTATCCAGCTCGTGGGCCGGCCTGGGCGCGCGCAGTTACCCGCGCGCCGAGGTCACTCTCGACCGGCTCCAGCAGCGGGCCCAGTTCACCTGCGCGCTGGCGGTCTCCTGGCCGGCGGCCGTCACCGACATCGCCGCCCGGGTCCAGCACAACATCCGCACCTGGGTGCCCGCCATGACCGGGCTCGAGGTGGTCAAGGTCGACGTCTCCGTGGAACAGACACTCGCCGGTGCCCACCGGGTGTCCGCGGCCGAGGTCGCGGCCTCCACGGAGGCTCCGGAACTCGCCGCCGTGTCCGCCCCGGGCGGGATTCGGGTGCGCAGGCCGTCGATACGCGAGCCGCGACCGCTGCGGCCGATCCGGACCACGCCGCTGTTCGCGGAGGTGCGCCGTGTCCGCTAG
- a CDS encoding Asp23/Gls24 family envelope stress response protein yields MGRTVIENVVVGKIAGIAAREVSGVYALGGGAARVMGSIRDTFGGSTVQQGITVEVGERQAAVDLSVVAEYGVAIHELAEAIRRNIIRAIEAMTGLEVTEVNITVSDVHLPIDDQSPRVEAAEGAVVDASELQTPRVQ; encoded by the coding sequence ATCGGCCGCACCGTGATCGAGAACGTCGTCGTGGGCAAGATCGCCGGCATCGCCGCCCGTGAGGTGTCCGGCGTCTACGCCCTCGGTGGCGGCGCGGCCCGTGTGATGGGTTCGATCCGGGACACCTTCGGCGGTTCCACCGTTCAGCAGGGCATCACGGTCGAGGTGGGCGAGCGTCAGGCCGCGGTGGATCTCTCGGTGGTCGCCGAGTACGGCGTGGCCATCCACGAGCTCGCCGAGGCCATCCGGCGCAACATCATCCGGGCCATCGAGGCGATGACCGGCCTGGAGGTCACCGAGGTCAACATCACGGTCTCCGACGTTCACCTCCCCATCGACGATCAGTCTCCCCGCGTGGAAGCCGCCGAAGGGGCCGTCGTGGACGCCTCGGAGCTGCAGACTCCCCGGGTGCAGTAA
- the rpsJ gene encoding 30S ribosomal protein S10, which yields MAGQKIRIRLKAYDHEAIDASAKKIVETVTRTGARVVGPVPLPTEKNVYAVIRSPHKYKDSREHFEMRTHKRLIDILDPTPKTVDALMRIDLPASVDVNIQ from the coding sequence GTGGCGGGACAAAAGATCCGCATCAGGCTCAAGGCCTACGACCACGAAGCGATCGACGCTTCTGCAAAGAAGATCGTCGAAACTGTCACCCGTACGGGTGCGCGTGTTGTCGGCCCGGTGCCGTTGCCCACTGAGAAGAACGTGTACGCCGTTATTCGTTCTCCCCACAAGTACAAGGATTCTCGCGAGCACTTCGAGATGCGCACGCATAAGCGTCTCATTGACATCCTCGATCCGACGCCGAAGACGGTCGACGCGCTGATGCGCATCGATCTTCCGGCCAGCGTCGACGTGAACATCCAGTAA
- the rplC gene encoding 50S ribosomal protein L3, which translates to MSENEIKGILGTKLGMTQVFDENNRVVPVTVVEAGPCVVTQIRTTDIDGYNAIQIAFGEIDPRKANKPRAGHFEKAGTTPRRHVAEIRMDDVSGYELGQEIKADIFEGETFVDVTGITKGHGFAGGMKRHGFKGQGASHGNQASHRRVGSIGNASTPGRVFKGQRMAGRMGHDRVTTQNLKIEKIDADSNILLIKGAVPGANGGVVTVKTAVKGGAHA; encoded by the coding sequence ATGAGTGAAAACGAGATCAAGGGCATTCTGGGCACCAAGCTCGGCATGACCCAGGTCTTCGACGAGAACAACCGGGTTGTCCCGGTCACCGTCGTCGAAGCCGGGCCGTGCGTAGTTACCCAGATTCGCACCACAGACATCGATGGCTACAACGCCATCCAGATCGCCTTCGGGGAAATTGATCCCCGCAAGGCCAACAAGCCCCGCGCCGGCCACTTCGAGAAGGCCGGCACCACGCCGCGTCGTCACGTGGCTGAAATCCGTATGGACGACGTCTCGGGCTACGAGCTCGGCCAGGAGATCAAGGCTGACATCTTCGAGGGTGAGACCTTCGTCGACGTCACCGGCATCACCAAGGGCCACGGCTTCGCCGGCGGCATGAAGCGTCACGGCTTCAAGGGCCAGGGCGCCTCCCACGGTAACCAGGCGTCGCACCGTCGCGTCGGTTCCATCGGTAACGCCTCGACCCCGGGTCGTGTGTTCAAGGGTCAGCGCATGGCTGGCCGCATGGGCCACGACCGCGTGACCACGCAGAACCTGAAGATCGAGAAGATCGACGCCGACTCCAACATCCTGCTCATCAAGGGTGCCGTCCCCGGCGCCAACGGTGGAGTCGTCACGGTCAAGACCGCAGTGAAGGGCGGTGCACACGCATGA
- the rplD gene encoding 50S ribosomal protein L4, which produces MSLKLDVQTADGKTNGSVELPGEIFEREASVALMHQVVNAQLASARQGTHSTKTRGEVRGGGRKPFRQKGTGRARQGSIRAPHYTGGGVVHGPKPRDYSQRTPKKMIRAALYGALTNRAAGERIHVIDELVPGQQPSTKSARTFIQRLTERKSVLLVIDRADVNARRSANNLPGVHVIDSSQLNAYDVLNSDDVVFSVGALHTFVNRVTGSADTEAQEEN; this is translated from the coding sequence ATGAGTCTGAAACTCGACGTCCAGACCGCCGACGGCAAGACCAACGGTTCCGTTGAACTGCCGGGCGAAATCTTCGAGCGCGAGGCATCTGTTGCTCTGATGCACCAGGTCGTCAACGCACAGCTCGCCTCTGCCCGTCAGGGCACGCACTCCACCAAGACCCGCGGCGAAGTCCGCGGTGGTGGACGCAAGCCGTTTCGTCAGAAGGGCACCGGCCGCGCACGCCAGGGCTCCATCCGCGCACCGCACTACACCGGTGGCGGCGTTGTCCACGGCCCCAAGCCGCGCGACTACTCCCAGCGGACCCCCAAGAAGATGATCCGTGCCGCCCTCTACGGCGCACTGACCAACCGTGCAGCCGGTGAGCGTATCCACGTCATCGACGAACTGGTGCCGGGCCAGCAGCCCTCCACCAAGTCCGCACGCACCTTCATCCAGCGTCTGACCGAGCGCAAGTCCGTGCTCCTGGTCATCGACCGCGCAGATGTCAACGCACGCCGCAGCGCCAACAACCTGCCCGGCGTTCACGTCATCGATTCGTCGCAGCTGAACGCCTATGACGTTCTCAACTCCGACGACGTCGTGTTCTCGGTCGGCGCGCTGCACACCTTCGTCAACCGCGTCACCGGCTCGGCTGACACGGAAGCCCAGGAGGAGAACTAA
- the rplW gene encoding 50S ribosomal protein L23, producing the protein MAQTANPRDIIIAPVVSEKSYGLMEQNVYTFFVSPDSNKTQIKIAIEQIFGVKVSSVNTANREGKRKRTRTGYGKRKDTKRAYVTLREGSDSIDIFGGSAV; encoded by the coding sequence ATGGCACAGACCGCTAACCCGCGCGACATCATCATCGCGCCGGTTGTCTCTGAGAAGTCCTACGGGCTGATGGAGCAGAACGTGTACACGTTCTTCGTCTCCCCGGACTCCAACAAGACCCAGATCAAGATTGCCATCGAGCAGATCTTCGGCGTCAAGGTGTCTTCCGTGAACACCGCCAACCGCGAGGGCAAGCGCAAGCGCACCCGCACCGGTTACGGCAAGCGGAAAGACACCAAGCGCGCCTACGTGACGCTCCGCGAGGGCAGCGATTCCATCGACATCTTCGGCGGCTCGGCCGTTTAG
- the rplB gene encoding 50S ribosomal protein L2: protein MAIRKYKPTTPGRRNSSVSEFSEITRSTPEKSLLRPLPKSGGRNVHGHITVRHRGGGHKRRYRVIDFKRNDKDGVLAKVAHIEYDPNRTANIALLHYYDGEKRYIVAPKGLTQGTVVESGPNADIKVGNNLPLRNIPTGTTIHNVELKPGAGAKLARSAGSSIQLLGKEGAYAVLRMPSTEIRRVDIRCRATVGEVGNADQINIRWGKAGRMRWKGWRPSVRGVVMNPVDHPHGGGEGKTSGGRHPVSPWGKKEGRTRNPNRYSNNMVVRRRRPNKKR, encoded by the coding sequence ATGGCTATTCGTAAGTACAAGCCGACAACTCCGGGTCGCCGCAACAGCTCTGTCTCCGAATTCTCGGAGATCACCCGCTCCACTCCGGAGAAGAGCCTGCTGCGTCCCCTGCCGAAGTCCGGCGGCCGTAACGTTCACGGTCACATCACCGTCCGTCACCGCGGCGGTGGACACAAGCGTCGTTACCGCGTCATCGATTTCAAGCGCAACGACAAAGACGGAGTGCTGGCCAAGGTCGCTCACATCGAGTACGACCCCAACCGCACCGCCAACATCGCGCTCCTTCACTACTACGACGGCGAAAAGCGTTACATCGTAGCTCCGAAGGGCCTGACCCAGGGCACCGTCGTCGAGTCCGGCCCCAACGCCGACATCAAGGTGGGTAACAACCTGCCGCTGCGCAACATCCCGACCGGTACGACGATCCACAACGTGGAGCTCAAGCCTGGCGCTGGCGCCAAGCTCGCCCGCTCCGCAGGTTCGTCCATCCAGCTCCTCGGTAAGGAAGGCGCCTACGCAGTCCTGCGTATGCCCTCCACCGAGATCCGCCGCGTGGACATCCGTTGCCGCGCCACCGTGGGTGAGGTCGGCAACGCCGACCAGATCAACATCCGCTGGGGCAAGGCCGGCCGTATGCGCTGGAAGGGCTGGCGCCCGTCTGTCCGTGGTGTCGTCATGAACCCGGTCGACCACCCGCACGGTGGTGGCGAGGGCAAGACCTCCGGTGGTCGTCACCCGGTCTCGCCGTGGGGCAAGAAGGAAGGCCGCACCCGCAACCCGAACCGCTACTCCAACAACATGGTCGTGCGCCGTCGTCGCCCGAACAAGAAGCGCTAA
- the rpsS gene encoding 30S ribosomal protein S19 — protein MPRSLKKGPFVDEHLLNKVDAQNEANTKQVIKTWSRRSTILPDFIGHTFAVHDGRKHVPVFVDEAMVGHKLGEFAPTKTFKGHIKDQKGRR, from the coding sequence ATGCCACGCAGCCTGAAAAAGGGCCCGTTCGTTGACGAGCACCTCCTCAACAAGGTAGATGCTCAGAACGAGGCCAACACCAAGCAGGTCATCAAGACTTGGTCCCGCCGGTCCACCATTCTCCCCGATTTCATCGGTCACACCTTCGCCGTCCATGACGGTCGTAAGCATGTCCCGGTGTTCGTCGATGAGGCCATGGTCGGTCACAAGCTGGGCGAGTTCGCACCCACCAAGACCTTCAAGGGTCACATCAAGGACCAGAAGGGACGTCGATAA
- the rplV gene encoding 50S ribosomal protein L22, translating into MSDTITSASATARFVRVTPMKARRVIDIVRGKTVAEALAILKYAPQGAAKPVAKVVASAAANAENNYGLDPRTLVISEAYANEGPTMKRFQPRAQGRAFQIRKRTSHITVVVEAKEGAK; encoded by the coding sequence ATGAGTGACACCATCACCTCCGCAAGCGCGACGGCTCGTTTCGTCCGCGTCACCCCGATGAAGGCACGCCGCGTCATCGACATCGTCCGCGGCAAGACCGTCGCGGAGGCTCTCGCGATCCTCAAGTACGCACCCCAGGGTGCGGCCAAGCCGGTCGCCAAGGTCGTCGCTTCCGCAGCGGCCAACGCAGAGAACAACTACGGCCTGGATCCCCGCACGCTGGTCATCTCCGAGGCATACGCCAACGAGGGCCCGACGATGAAGCGTTTCCAGCCCCGTGCTCAGGGTCGTGCATTCCAGATCCGCAAGCGCACGAGCCACATCACCGTGGTTGTCGAAGCCAAGGAAGGGGCCAAGTAA
- the rpsC gene encoding 30S ribosomal protein S3: MGQKIHPHGLRLGITADWKTHWFADKNYAEYVAEDIKIREYLSKGLERAGIADVVIERTRDRVRVDIHTARPGIVIGRRGAEADRIRRGLEKLTGKMVALNILEVKSIDANAALVAQSVAEQLVNRVAFRRAMRKAIQSSMRQPQVKGIKIVTSGRLGGADMSRVERYHEGRVPLHTLRAEIDYGTAEAATTFGRIGIKVWIYKGDVVGGVRESDLNAPSERGGRGGRGGDRDKRPRRAAGGQRRPRTEQNQEG; encoded by the coding sequence ATGGGCCAGAAAATCCATCCCCACGGTCTCCGACTGGGCATCACCGCCGACTGGAAGACCCACTGGTTCGCCGACAAGAACTACGCGGAGTACGTCGCTGAGGACATCAAGATCCGCGAGTACCTGTCCAAGGGTCTCGAGCGCGCCGGCATCGCCGACGTGGTCATCGAGCGCACCCGCGACCGCGTTCGTGTCGACATCCACACCGCCCGTCCGGGCATCGTCATCGGTCGCCGCGGCGCCGAGGCTGATCGCATCCGTCGTGGCCTGGAGAAGCTGACCGGCAAGATGGTCGCCCTCAACATCCTTGAGGTCAAGAGCATCGACGCCAACGCCGCTCTCGTGGCGCAGTCCGTCGCCGAGCAGCTCGTCAACCGCGTGGCCTTCCGCCGCGCGATGCGTAAGGCGATCCAGTCCTCCATGCGCCAGCCGCAGGTCAAGGGCATCAAGATCGTCACGTCCGGTCGCCTCGGTGGCGCCGACATGTCCCGCGTTGAGCGTTACCACGAAGGTCGCGTCCCGCTGCACACCCTGCGTGCGGAGATCGACTACGGCACCGCTGAGGCCGCCACGACCTTTGGTCGTATCGGCATCAAGGTCTGGATCTACAAGGGCGACGTCGTCGGCGGCGTCCGCGAGTCTGACCTCAACGCACCGTCCGAGCGAGGTGGCCGTGGCGGCCGCGGAGGCGACCGCGACAAGCGTCCGCGCCGTGCCGCTGGTGGCCAGCGTCGCCCGCGCACTGAGCAGAACCAGGAGGGTTAA
- the rplP gene encoding 50S ribosomal protein L16, whose protein sequence is MLIPKRVKYRRQHRPKRSGISKGGNRVTYGDYGLQALEPAYITNRQIESARIAINRHVKRGGKVWINIFPDRPLTQKPLGVRMGSGKGPVEKWVANVKPGRILFEMSYPNEATALEALRRAGQKLPCKVRIVKKEDQF, encoded by the coding sequence ATGCTTATCCCGAAGCGCGTCAAGTACCGGCGCCAGCACCGCCCGAAGCGTAGCGGCATCTCCAAGGGTGGCAACCGCGTCACCTACGGTGATTACGGCCTTCAGGCTCTCGAGCCCGCGTACATCACCAACCGTCAGATCGAGTCGGCACGTATTGCCATCAACCGCCACGTCAAGCGTGGTGGCAAGGTCTGGATCAACATCTTCCCGGACCGTCCCCTGACCCAGAAGCCGCTCGGCGTGCGTATGGGTTCGGGTAAGGGCCCGGTCGAGAAGTGGGTGGCCAACGTCAAGCCCGGCCGCATCCTCTTCGAGATGTCCTACCCCAACGAAGCCACTGCACTCGAAGCCCTGCGCCGCGCCGGCCAGAAGCTTCCGTGCAAGGTCCGTATCGTCAAGAAGGAGGACCAGTTCTAA
- the rpmC gene encoding 50S ribosomal protein L29 translates to MATGTPAAEFRELGSEELTTRLADAKEELFNLRFQLATGQLTNNRRIGTVKRDIARILTILRERELGLSAVPGADQ, encoded by the coding sequence ATGGCAACCGGTACCCCCGCAGCTGAGTTCCGCGAGCTCGGCAGCGAAGAGCTGACCACCCGCCTGGCAGATGCCAAGGAGGAGCTGTTCAACCTTCGCTTCCAGCTGGCCACGGGACAGCTGACCAACAACCGCCGCATCGGCACCGTCAAGCGCGACATCGCCCGCATCCTCACGATTCTGCGTGAGCGCGAGCTCGGTCTGTCCGCAGTTCCGGGAGCTGATCAGTAA
- the rpsQ gene encoding 30S ribosomal protein S17 yields MSEANVNESTVKEQGARKIRTGVVISDKMDKTIVVEVEDRKQHALYGKIMRRNKKVKAHDENGTAGIGDRVRIEETRPLSKDKYHRLLDIVERAK; encoded by the coding sequence ATGAGCGAGGCTAACGTGAACGAAAGCACCGTCAAGGAGCAGGGCGCACGCAAGATCCGCACCGGCGTCGTCATCTCCGACAAGATGGACAAGACCATCGTCGTCGAGGTTGAGGACCGCAAGCAGCACGCGCTGTACGGCAAGATCATGCGCCGCAACAAGAAGGTCAAGGCACACGACGAGAACGGCACCGCCGGCATCGGCGACCGCGTCCGCATCGAAGAGACCCGTCCGCTTTCCAAGGACAAGTACCACCGTCTCCTCGACATCGTCGAGCGCGCGAAGTAG